One part of the Streptomyces sp. AM 2-1-1 genome encodes these proteins:
- a CDS encoding ABC transporter substrate-binding protein, producing the protein MHNTRQLGRAAMVFAAAGALALTGCSGGSDDGKDNGEKPGGTPAASESTTSTVALPRLDGEQISVAAVWTGAEQQNFTKVLDEFEKRTGATVTFVPAQDPIINFLGTKVAGGQPPDVAMIPQVGAIQQAVAKKWAKPVGNEARAQLGQNYAKVWQDLGAVDGTQYGVYYKAANKSLVWYNAQAFENAGAAEPKTWKDFLTTAETVSASGITPVSVGGADGWTLTDWFENVYLSQAGPEKYDQLAKHTIPWTDPSVKDALTTLAQLFGKPELIAGGASGALQTEFPASVTQTFTGGDQPKAAMVFEGDFVSVNIAETDAKIGTDAKVFPFPAVGADSPVVTGGDAAVALKDTKGAQALLTFLASTDAAKISAGAGGFLSPNKSLDPAVYPNDVQRTMAQALVAAGDDVRFDMSDQAPQSFGGTPGKGEWKLLQDFLKNPKDIAGTQRALESAAAEAYKS; encoded by the coding sequence ATGCACAACACCCGACAACTGGGCCGGGCGGCAATGGTGTTCGCCGCGGCAGGCGCACTGGCGCTGACCGGCTGTTCAGGCGGTTCGGACGACGGGAAGGACAACGGGGAGAAGCCGGGCGGCACGCCGGCGGCGAGCGAGTCGACCACGTCGACCGTCGCCTTACCCCGCCTGGACGGTGAGCAGATCTCCGTGGCGGCCGTGTGGACGGGCGCGGAGCAGCAGAACTTCACCAAAGTGCTGGACGAGTTCGAGAAGCGGACGGGGGCGACGGTCACCTTCGTGCCCGCGCAGGACCCGATCATCAACTTCCTCGGTACGAAGGTCGCGGGCGGGCAGCCGCCGGACGTCGCGATGATCCCGCAGGTGGGCGCGATCCAGCAGGCGGTGGCGAAGAAGTGGGCCAAGCCCGTCGGCAACGAGGCGCGGGCCCAGCTCGGCCAGAACTACGCGAAGGTCTGGCAGGACCTCGGCGCGGTGGACGGCACCCAGTACGGCGTCTACTACAAGGCCGCCAACAAGTCGCTGGTCTGGTACAACGCCCAGGCGTTCGAGAACGCGGGTGCGGCCGAGCCGAAGACCTGGAAGGACTTCCTCACCACCGCCGAGACCGTGTCGGCCTCCGGGATCACCCCGGTGTCGGTCGGCGGGGCGGACGGCTGGACCCTCACCGACTGGTTCGAGAACGTCTACCTCTCCCAGGCGGGCCCGGAGAAGTACGACCAGCTGGCGAAGCACACGATCCCGTGGACCGACCCGTCCGTGAAGGACGCGCTCACCACCCTCGCGCAGCTCTTCGGCAAGCCGGAGCTGATCGCGGGCGGCGCGTCCGGGGCGCTCCAGACCGAGTTCCCCGCTTCGGTGACGCAGACCTTCACCGGTGGCGACCAGCCCAAGGCGGCCATGGTCTTCGAGGGTGACTTCGTCTCGGTCAACATCGCGGAGACCGACGCGAAGATCGGTACGGACGCCAAGGTGTTCCCGTTCCCGGCGGTCGGCGCCGACTCCCCGGTGGTGACCGGTGGGGACGCGGCGGTGGCGCTGAAGGACACCAAGGGCGCCCAGGCGCTGCTGACCTTCCTGGCGTCCACGGACGCGGCGAAGATCTCCGCGGGGGCGGGCGGGTTCCTCTCGCCGAACAAGTCCCTGGACCCGGCCGTCTACCCCAACGACGTGCAGCGCACCATGGCGCAGGCGCTGGTCGCGGCCGGTGACGACGTCCGGTTCGACATGTCCGACCAGGCGCCGCAGTCCTTCGGCGGGACGCCCGGCAAGGGCGAGTGGAAGCTCCTCCAGGACTTCCTGAAGAACCCGAAGGACATCGCGGGGACGCAGCGGGCGCTGGAGTCCGCCGCCGCCGAGGCGTACAAGAGCTGA
- a CDS encoding serine/threonine-protein kinase, whose protein sequence is MRPVGSKYLLEEPLGRGATGTVWRARQRETAGAEAAVAGQPGETVAIKVLKEELANDADVVMRFLRERSVLLRLTHENIVRTRDLVVEGDLLALVMDLIDGPDLHRYLRDNGPLTPVAASLLTAQIADALAASHADGVVHRDLKPANVLLDERDGTMRPMLTDFGIARLADSPGLTRTHEFVGTPAYVAPESAEGRPQTSAVDIYGAGILLYELVTGRPPFAGGTALEVLHRHLSEEPRRPSTVPEPLWTVIERCLRKDPDQRPSAENLARALRTVAAGIGVHANSSQIAAADGVGALLAPDPAPAPVSGTPGAADPTQVLPNTGAPFGAGGYDPNAATSVMRHGQVPDDRRADPTAVLPPVSQRPDGPPQPDGPHPWQSQLQAARDRNEQTQVQYLDPSEDPLRRRPQRRQQPQQPPQRQQPPQHQQRPQHQQYPPQQQQPPRYEQPQQYAPQRQQPQQPPQQPPRRQYAPPQQPQAPAPREPRQRSANPMRIPGLGCLKGCLFTVLLLVVAGWLIWELTPLQDWVDQGKGYWEAIGDAIGTVTNWVSDLGGGSTQ, encoded by the coding sequence GTGCGGCCCGTAGGCAGCAAGTACCTGCTAGAAGAGCCGCTCGGACGCGGCGCCACCGGTACCGTCTGGCGCGCGCGCCAGCGGGAGACCGCGGGGGCCGAGGCGGCCGTCGCGGGGCAGCCCGGCGAGACCGTGGCGATCAAGGTCCTCAAGGAGGAGCTCGCCAACGACGCCGACGTGGTGATGCGGTTCCTCCGGGAGCGCTCCGTGCTGCTCCGGCTCACCCACGAGAACATCGTGCGCACCCGCGACCTGGTGGTCGAAGGCGATCTCCTCGCCCTGGTCATGGACCTGATCGACGGCCCCGACCTGCACCGCTACCTCCGGGACAACGGGCCGCTGACGCCGGTCGCCGCCTCCCTCCTCACCGCCCAGATCGCCGACGCGCTCGCCGCCAGCCACGCGGACGGCGTCGTCCACCGCGACCTGAAGCCGGCCAACGTCCTGCTCGACGAGCGCGACGGCACCATGCGCCCGATGCTGACCGACTTCGGCATCGCCCGGCTCGCCGACTCCCCGGGCCTGACCCGCACCCACGAGTTCGTCGGGACGCCCGCGTACGTGGCCCCGGAGTCCGCCGAGGGCCGGCCGCAGACCTCGGCCGTCGACATCTACGGCGCCGGGATCCTCCTGTACGAGCTGGTCACCGGACGGCCGCCGTTCGCCGGGGGCACCGCGCTGGAGGTGCTCCACCGTCACCTCAGCGAGGAGCCCCGCCGCCCCTCCACCGTCCCCGAACCGCTGTGGACGGTCATCGAGCGGTGTCTGCGCAAGGACCCGGACCAGCGGCCCAGCGCCGAGAACCTGGCCCGGGCACTCCGTACCGTCGCCGCCGGCATCGGTGTGCACGCCAACTCCTCCCAGATCGCCGCCGCCGACGGCGTCGGCGCGCTGCTCGCCCCGGACCCGGCGCCCGCGCCCGTGTCCGGGACTCCCGGCGCGGCCGACCCCACGCAGGTGCTGCCGAACACCGGCGCCCCCTTCGGCGCGGGCGGGTACGACCCGAACGCCGCCACCAGCGTCATGCGGCACGGGCAGGTCCCGGACGACCGCCGGGCCGACCCGACCGCCGTGCTGCCGCCGGTGTCGCAGCGCCCGGACGGGCCGCCGCAGCCGGACGGCCCGCACCCCTGGCAGTCCCAGCTCCAGGCCGCGCGCGACCGCAACGAGCAGACCCAGGTGCAGTACCTCGACCCGTCCGAGGACCCGCTGCGCCGTCGCCCCCAGCGCCGTCAGCAGCCGCAGCAGCCCCCGCAGCGCCAGCAGCCGCCGCAGCACCAGCAGCGCCCCCAGCACCAGCAGTACCCGCCGCAGCAACAGCAGCCGCCGCGCTACGAGCAGCCCCAGCAGTACGCGCCCCAGCGGCAGCAGCCGCAGCAGCCGCCGCAGCAGCCGCCGCGCCGGCAGTACGCGCCACCGCAGCAACCGCAGGCACCCGCCCCGCGCGAGCCCCGGCAGCGCAGCGCCAACCCGATGAGGATCCCGGGTCTCGGCTGCCTCAAGGGCTGCCTCTTCACCGTGCTGCTGCTCGTCGTCGCGGGGTGGCTCATCTGGGAGCTGACCCCGCTCCAGGACTGGGTCGACCAGGGCAAGGGGTACTGGGAGGCGATCGGAGACGCCATCGGTACGGTGACGAACTGGGTCTCCGACCTCGGCGGCGGCAGTACGCAGTGA
- a CDS encoding ABC transporter permease has product MVSQTAAPPTPGPAATDPAALAPVHAPGEMAALAARHGLTVSGARPSLVAYVAQLWGRRHFIVAFATAKLTAQYSQAKLGQIWQIMTPLLNAAVYYFIFGILMNTKHGVPDFVPFLVTGVFIWTFTSSSITAGTRAISGNLGLVRALHFPRASLPVALALQQLQQLLFSLGALVLILLVFGQYPSPTWLLAIPALTLQAVFNTGVSMFVARLTAKTPDIAQLMPFLLRTWMYASGVMWSLDSLLTTDRVPHFVIVALDCNPAAVYIDLMRFALIDSFTGAQLPAHVWAVATAWALVCGVGGFVFFWQAEERYGRG; this is encoded by the coding sequence GTGGTGAGCCAGACAGCAGCTCCGCCGACTCCCGGGCCGGCCGCAACCGATCCCGCCGCCCTCGCCCCGGTCCACGCGCCGGGCGAGATGGCGGCGCTGGCCGCCCGCCACGGCCTCACCGTCAGCGGCGCCCGCCCCTCCCTCGTGGCGTACGTCGCGCAGCTCTGGGGGCGCCGGCACTTCATCGTGGCGTTCGCCACCGCCAAGCTGACCGCCCAGTACAGCCAGGCCAAGCTCGGCCAGATCTGGCAGATCATGACGCCGCTGCTCAACGCGGCGGTCTACTACTTCATCTTCGGCATCCTGATGAACACCAAGCACGGGGTCCCCGACTTCGTGCCGTTCCTCGTCACGGGTGTCTTCATCTGGACGTTCACCTCCAGCTCGATCACCGCGGGCACCCGCGCGATCAGCGGCAACCTCGGTCTGGTGCGCGCCCTGCACTTCCCGCGCGCCTCACTGCCGGTCGCGCTCGCGCTCCAGCAGCTCCAGCAGCTGCTGTTCTCGCTCGGGGCGCTCGTCCTGATCCTGCTCGTCTTCGGGCAGTACCCCAGCCCCACCTGGTTGCTGGCGATCCCGGCACTCACCCTCCAGGCGGTCTTCAACACCGGCGTCTCGATGTTCGTGGCGCGGCTCACCGCGAAGACCCCGGACATCGCGCAGCTGATGCCGTTCCTGCTGCGCACCTGGATGTACGCCTCCGGCGTGATGTGGAGCCTGGACTCCCTCCTCACCACGGACCGGGTGCCGCACTTCGTCATCGTGGCCCTGGACTGCAACCCGGCGGCCGTCTACATCGACCTGATGCGGTTCGCCCTGATCGACAGCTTCACCGGTGCGCAACTGCCCGCCCACGTATGGGCGGTGGCCACGGCGTGGGCGCTGGTCTGCGGCGTCGGCGGCTTCGTGTTCTTCTGGCAGGCCGAGGAGAGGTACGGACGTGGCTGA
- a CDS encoding sugar ABC transporter permease encodes MTTATTGGADAVPPVHPGPPVPPSAGPPPRARRSGRGVTGSRRAVAAAFLLPALVLLGALVVYPIAYSVYRSFFDQAGTGFAGLDNYQKLFTDDTIRTAVKNNLIWVVLAPTVSTALGLIFAVLTERIRWGTAFKLVVFMPMAISMLAAGIIFRLVYDEAPERGVANAVWVGVHDTFAESAGFPKAHPLPVHPLKAGGGGSFVTKEPVRAGVPALLPLVGVVPEKMPGDAEPARTPAPDGDRITGTAWLDFTKGGGGKPNTVDPKELGLKGIEVEAVKDGKVVATAKAGADGSFSLPAAAGGAVLRLPADNFREPYNGVSWLGPDLVTPGIIGSYVWMWAGFAMVLIAAGLAGLPRELLEAARVDGANEWQVFRRITVPMLAPVLAVVLVTLMINVLKVFDLIFIIAPGSSQDDANVLALQLYRSSFGTDADLGVGSAIAVLLLLLVIPVMAFNIRRIRKEGRR; translated from the coding sequence GTGACGACAGCGACGACGGGGGGCGCCGACGCGGTGCCCCCCGTCCACCCCGGTCCTCCCGTCCCACCGTCCGCCGGTCCACCGCCGAGGGCCCGGCGGTCCGGCCGGGGCGTCACCGGCTCCCGCCGGGCCGTCGCGGCGGCGTTCCTGCTGCCCGCGCTGGTGCTGCTCGGCGCGCTGGTGGTCTATCCGATCGCCTACTCCGTCTACCGGTCGTTCTTCGACCAGGCGGGCACCGGCTTCGCCGGGCTCGACAACTACCAGAAGCTCTTCACCGACGACACGATCCGCACCGCGGTCAAGAACAACCTGATCTGGGTGGTCCTGGCGCCCACGGTCTCCACCGCGCTCGGCCTGATCTTCGCGGTCCTGACCGAACGCATCCGCTGGGGCACGGCGTTCAAGCTGGTCGTCTTCATGCCGATGGCGATCTCCATGCTGGCCGCCGGGATCATCTTCCGGCTGGTCTACGACGAGGCGCCGGAGCGCGGGGTCGCCAACGCGGTCTGGGTGGGCGTGCACGACACGTTCGCCGAGTCCGCCGGCTTCCCGAAGGCGCACCCGCTGCCGGTGCACCCGCTGAAGGCGGGCGGTGGCGGGTCGTTCGTGACGAAGGAGCCGGTACGGGCCGGCGTGCCGGCGCTGCTGCCGCTGGTCGGCGTCGTACCGGAGAAGATGCCGGGCGACGCGGAGCCCGCCCGTACACCCGCGCCGGACGGCGACCGGATCACGGGCACCGCCTGGCTGGACTTCACCAAGGGCGGCGGCGGGAAGCCGAACACCGTCGACCCGAAGGAGCTCGGCCTCAAGGGCATCGAGGTCGAGGCGGTCAAGGACGGCAAGGTCGTCGCCACCGCGAAGGCGGGCGCGGACGGGAGCTTCTCGCTGCCGGCCGCCGCCGGGGGGGCCGTGCTGCGGCTGCCCGCCGACAACTTCCGCGAGCCGTACAACGGGGTCTCCTGGCTCGGCCCGGACCTGGTCACTCCCGGGATCATCGGCAGTTACGTCTGGATGTGGGCGGGCTTCGCGATGGTCCTGATCGCGGCGGGGCTCGCCGGGCTGCCGCGCGAACTCCTCGAAGCGGCCCGGGTGGACGGGGCGAACGAGTGGCAGGTGTTCCGGCGGATCACCGTGCCGATGCTGGCGCCCGTGCTCGCGGTGGTGCTGGTCACGCTCATGATCAACGTCCTGAAGGTCTTCGACCTGATCTTCATCATCGCGCCGGGATCCTCCCAGGACGACGCCAACGTCCTCGCCCTCCAGCTGTACCGCTCGTCCTTCGGCACGGACGCGGACCTGGGGGTCGGCAGCGCCATCGCCGTCCTCCTGCTGCTGCTGGTGATCCCGGTGATGGCCTTCAACATCCGGCGGATACGGAAGGAGGGACGCCGATGA
- a CDS encoding TetR/AcrR family transcriptional regulator produces the protein MTTEPGPRRRTPAGAAVLREDVTDAIRGAVFEELAAVGFARMSMEGIARRAGVGKTAVYRRWKSKLHLVLDLVAAVAAQGMPTPDTGSLHGDVRAVLQLASYALRHPVASQVIPDLLVEAARNPEIADTIKAALLDPQKGVAAVVVRAAVARGELPEGSDPDRALDLIVGPLYWRLVVVRGGLPKGYLDDLAASTVAALTHRGA, from the coding sequence ATGACCACCGAACCCGGACCCCGGCGCCGTACTCCCGCGGGCGCCGCCGTGCTGCGCGAGGACGTCACCGACGCCATCCGCGGGGCCGTCTTCGAGGAGCTGGCGGCGGTGGGATTCGCCCGGATGTCCATGGAGGGCATCGCGCGCCGGGCCGGCGTCGGCAAGACCGCCGTCTACCGCCGCTGGAAGTCCAAGCTGCACCTGGTGCTCGACCTGGTGGCGGCCGTCGCGGCCCAGGGCATGCCGACCCCGGACACCGGCTCGCTCCACGGCGACGTACGCGCGGTCCTCCAGCTCGCCTCCTACGCCCTCCGCCACCCCGTCGCCTCCCAGGTGATCCCGGACCTGCTCGTCGAGGCGGCCCGGAACCCGGAGATCGCCGACACGATCAAGGCGGCGCTGCTCGACCCGCAGAAGGGCGTCGCGGCCGTCGTCGTGAGGGCGGCCGTGGCCCGGGGCGAGCTGCCGGAGGGCAGCGACCCCGACCGGGCGCTCGACCTGATCGTCGGCCCGCTGTACTGGCGGCTGGTGGTGGTCCGCGGCGGGCTGCCGAAGGGGTACCTCGACGACCTCGCCGCCTCGACGGTCGCGGCGCTCACCCACCGGGGGGCGTGA
- a CDS encoding carbohydrate ABC transporter permease: MTAPVTTTASKPGPSLAARIAARAGGGVMRVALVLVALFWLMPTIGLLLSSLRDGKDIAASGWWQVFTTPSQLTFDNYRHLLSDSAITDSLFSTVMITVPSTVLVVVIGSFAGYAFAWMDFPGRDWWFLLVVGLLVVPVQVALIPVSKLFGTIGIFETTLGVVLFHTAFGLPFAIFLLRNFFAEIPRELLEAARLDGAGEIRLFTRVVMPLGGPAIASLGIFQFLWVWNDMLVALIFADAGSPPITVALQQQVRQFGNNIDVLAPGAFVSMVIPLAVFFAFQRQFVSGVMAGAVK; this comes from the coding sequence ATGACGGCCCCGGTCACGACCACCGCGTCCAAGCCCGGCCCGTCGCTCGCGGCGAGGATCGCCGCGCGGGCCGGCGGCGGGGTGATGCGGGTGGCGCTCGTCCTGGTGGCCCTGTTCTGGCTGATGCCGACGATCGGGCTGCTGCTCTCCTCACTGCGGGACGGCAAGGACATCGCGGCGAGCGGCTGGTGGCAGGTGTTCACCACCCCCTCGCAGCTGACCTTCGACAACTACCGGCACCTGCTCTCCGACTCGGCCATCACGGACTCGCTGTTCTCCACCGTGATGATCACCGTCCCGTCCACGGTCCTGGTGGTGGTGATCGGCTCGTTCGCCGGCTACGCCTTCGCCTGGATGGACTTCCCCGGCCGCGACTGGTGGTTCCTGCTGGTCGTGGGGTTGCTGGTGGTGCCGGTGCAGGTGGCTCTCATCCCGGTCTCCAAGCTCTTCGGCACCATCGGGATCTTCGAGACCACCCTGGGAGTGGTGCTCTTCCACACGGCGTTCGGCCTGCCGTTCGCGATCTTCCTGCTGCGGAACTTCTTCGCGGAGATCCCGCGCGAACTGCTGGAGGCCGCCCGGCTCGACGGGGCGGGCGAGATCCGGCTCTTCACCCGGGTCGTGATGCCGCTGGGCGGACCCGCCATCGCCTCGCTCGGGATCTTCCAGTTCCTCTGGGTCTGGAACGACATGCTGGTGGCGCTGATCTTCGCGGACGCGGGCTCGCCGCCGATCACGGTGGCGCTCCAGCAGCAGGTGCGCCAGTTCGGCAACAACATCGACGTGCTGGCGCCGGGCGCGTTCGTGTCGATGGTGATCCCGCTCGCGGTGTTCTTCGCCTTCCAGCGGCAGTTCGTGTCGGGGGTGATGGCGGGGGCGGTCAAGTAG
- a CDS encoding FHA domain-containing protein — protein MQIRLTVLAPRSGHAPARACDVLLTAPAGTALAAVASALASAVQGPEGSLGGGAVILFAGRERLDSQRLAVGEPPLVDGAVLSLQSPGEDEASDDAVPARLHVVAGPDAGGVHLLHGGQIRIGRSADADVPLDDPDVSRLHCAVTVAGDGRVTVADLGSTNGTSLDGAEIGTRPVPLTAGALLRLGESTLRLTTGPRAPALATAPDGEGHLRVARPEPGAPGAGGPEPAHGHGGEAEETRPAGHDAPYREEPPVPFGRPAAQPPRRGGIGAWARRLAGGRAAEPGAPDDPDDTTPRSSSALSGSPGAPGFVSASAPAGTWPDPAAVLLTALGPGPRLWERGLDHPEALAVRLGTTDRAELPSVPVTVGLREAGSLGLAGPWERLTGLARSAVAQLAALHSPSDLEIVLVSTDRNRSEQERRRAWSWLGWLPHLRPTHGQDCRLLLAFDREQAAARTAELVRRLDDSPLGPGWPHAGRDAVARAAEAWTGPYTVVVVDGDPGTAALRETTARLAGAGAAAGIHLICLAETPPASPTSPVTATYESACHASLAFRECGAVAMLSGDVATALRLLRTAGGQVAGHGTVATADAVSPAWAERFARALAPLRDEGPANAVELARTAALPPSSRLLDELGLARATPASLMARWASTAERQPGASARPTPTPSSSGRPGNPQDTPGSGRTLSTGPQRSVPLVGGQRTGPPDSGSTPYPSRTGSGRTPYPDATARGTGDTPYPDAAPRTGSERTPYPASAGEGAGGQAGRPVVVLGAGPRGPVSVDLADEGPHLLIEGPAGSGRTELLRAVAASLASAARPDRLGILLVDGAGAGGESGERGEGLRPCTELPHVFSYLSASDPVRMREFARALGGELKRRAELLGGLDFSEWHTRHEVAQRLVGQRPPSPSEQRGDLDSSSTTGTLRLRTTAAQAVDPGPSPLPRLVVLADDFDALVAPALGSPGRPAAGSVVRALEAVARDGGRLGVHLVASSGRPDRTEDTELARGARLRIVLDAPVLPPSPDEPAPGRGRLGHPDGRVTPFQGGRVTGRIPRTATLRPTVVPLEWERMGDPPTRRPVRELGNGPTDLALLASALERAARSVNAERLPPLPPVPT, from the coding sequence ATGCAGATCCGGTTGACCGTCCTCGCGCCGCGCAGCGGCCACGCACCGGCCCGCGCGTGCGACGTCCTCCTCACCGCTCCGGCGGGCACCGCGCTCGCCGCCGTCGCCTCGGCCCTCGCCTCGGCGGTCCAGGGCCCCGAGGGGTCTCTGGGCGGCGGGGCGGTGATCCTCTTCGCCGGGCGGGAGAGGCTGGACTCCCAGCGGCTCGCGGTGGGCGAGCCGCCGCTCGTCGACGGCGCGGTGCTCTCCCTCCAGTCCCCCGGTGAGGACGAGGCGTCCGACGACGCCGTCCCCGCCCGGCTGCACGTGGTCGCGGGCCCCGACGCGGGCGGCGTGCACCTGCTGCACGGCGGTCAGATCCGGATCGGCCGCTCCGCCGACGCGGACGTACCGCTCGACGACCCCGACGTCTCCCGGCTGCACTGCGCGGTCACGGTCGCCGGCGACGGCCGGGTGACGGTGGCCGACCTCGGTTCGACCAACGGCACCTCGCTGGACGGCGCCGAGATCGGCACCCGGCCGGTCCCCCTGACGGCGGGCGCCCTGCTGCGGCTCGGCGAGTCCACGCTCCGCCTCACCACCGGCCCCCGCGCCCCGGCGCTGGCGACCGCCCCCGACGGCGAGGGGCACCTGCGGGTGGCCCGCCCGGAGCCCGGTGCGCCCGGGGCCGGTGGCCCCGAACCGGCCCACGGCCACGGCGGGGAGGCCGAGGAGACCCGGCCCGCCGGTCACGACGCGCCGTACCGCGAGGAGCCCCCGGTCCCCTTCGGCCGGCCCGCTGCACAGCCGCCGCGCCGGGGCGGCATAGGGGCCTGGGCACGACGGCTGGCCGGCGGCCGCGCCGCCGAACCCGGGGCCCCCGACGACCCGGACGACACCACCCCGCGCTCCTCGTCGGCGCTCTCCGGATCCCCCGGGGCCCCGGGGTTCGTGTCCGCCTCCGCCCCGGCCGGCACCTGGCCGGACCCGGCGGCGGTGCTGCTGACCGCGCTCGGCCCGGGCCCCCGGCTCTGGGAGCGGGGTCTGGACCACCCGGAGGCGCTGGCCGTCCGGCTCGGCACCACCGACCGGGCGGAGCTGCCCTCGGTACCGGTGACGGTCGGGCTGCGCGAGGCCGGTTCCCTCGGGCTCGCCGGGCCCTGGGAACGCCTCACCGGACTGGCCCGCTCGGCCGTCGCCCAGCTCGCCGCGCTGCACTCCCCCTCCGACCTGGAGATCGTGCTCGTCAGCACCGACCGCAACCGCTCGGAGCAGGAGCGGCGCCGCGCCTGGTCCTGGCTGGGGTGGCTGCCGCACCTGCGGCCGACGCACGGACAGGACTGCCGGCTGCTGCTGGCGTTCGACCGTGAGCAGGCGGCGGCCCGCACGGCGGAGCTGGTCCGCCGACTGGACGACAGTCCGCTCGGCCCCGGCTGGCCGCACGCCGGACGCGACGCGGTGGCCCGGGCCGCCGAGGCCTGGACCGGTCCGTACACCGTGGTGGTGGTCGACGGGGACCCCGGGACGGCCGCGCTGCGCGAGACGACCGCGCGACTGGCGGGCGCGGGCGCGGCGGCCGGGATCCACCTGATCTGCCTGGCGGAGACCCCGCCGGCCTCCCCCACCTCCCCGGTCACCGCGACCTACGAGAGCGCCTGCCACGCCTCCCTCGCCTTCCGCGAGTGCGGGGCGGTCGCCATGCTGAGCGGCGACGTGGCGACCGCGCTGCGGCTGCTGCGCACCGCCGGCGGCCAGGTGGCGGGGCACGGCACGGTGGCCACCGCGGACGCGGTGTCGCCGGCCTGGGCGGAGCGTTTCGCCCGGGCGCTGGCCCCGCTGCGGGACGAGGGCCCCGCGAACGCGGTGGAACTCGCCAGGACCGCCGCGCTGCCGCCCTCCTCCCGACTGCTGGACGAGCTGGGTCTCGCCCGGGCCACTCCGGCGTCGCTGATGGCCCGCTGGGCGTCGACCGCCGAGCGGCAGCCGGGCGCCTCGGCCCGTCCGACCCCCACCCCCTCGTCGTCCGGACGGCCCGGCAACCCCCAGGACACCCCGGGCTCCGGCCGCACCCTGAGCACCGGCCCGCAGCGTTCCGTCCCGCTGGTCGGCGGCCAGCGCACCGGCCCGCCCGACTCGGGGAGCACCCCGTACCCGTCCCGTACGGGCTCCGGGCGCACCCCGTACCCGGATGCGACGGCGCGCGGTACGGGCGACACGCCGTACCCGGACGCCGCGCCCCGTACCGGCTCCGAGCGCACGCCGTATCCGGCCTCCGCCGGCGAGGGGGCCGGCGGGCAGGCGGGGCGGCCGGTGGTGGTGCTGGGGGCCGGGCCCCGGGGGCCGGTGAGCGTGGACCTCGCCGACGAGGGGCCGCACCTCCTCATCGAGGGGCCCGCGGGGAGCGGGCGCACCGAACTCCTGCGGGCCGTGGCCGCCTCGCTCGCCTCGGCGGCCCGGCCGGACCGGCTGGGGATCCTGCTGGTGGACGGCGCCGGGGCCGGCGGGGAGAGCGGCGAGCGCGGTGAGGGGCTGCGTCCCTGCACCGAGCTGCCGCACGTCTTCTCGTACCTGTCGGCCTCCGACCCGGTGCGGATGCGGGAGTTCGCGCGGGCGCTCGGCGGGGAGCTGAAACGCCGTGCCGAACTCCTCGGCGGGCTGGACTTCTCCGAGTGGCACACCCGGCACGAGGTCGCCCAGCGGCTCGTCGGCCAGCGTCCGCCGAGCCCCTCCGAGCAGCGCGGTGACCTCGACTCCTCGTCCACCACCGGGACCCTGCGGCTGCGGACCACCGCCGCGCAGGCGGTCGACCCCGGTCCGTCGCCGCTGCCCCGGCTCGTGGTGCTCGCCGACGACTTCGACGCGCTGGTCGCCCCGGCGCTCGGCAGCCCGGGCCGGCCCGCCGCCGGGTCCGTGGTGCGGGCGCTGGAGGCGGTGGCGCGGGACGGCGGCCGGCTCGGGGTGCACCTCGTCGCGTCCTCGGGCCGACCGGACCGCACCGAGGACACCGAGCTGGCGCGCGGTGCCCGGCTGCGGATCGTGCTGGACGCTCCGGTGCTGCCGCCCTCGCCGGACGAACCGGCGCCGGGGCGCGGCCGGCTGGGGCATCCGGACGGCCGGGTCACCCCGTTCCAGGGCGGCCGGGTGACGGGGCGCATCCCGCGCACGGCGACCCTGCGGCCGACCGTCGTGCCGCTGGAGTGGGAGCGGATGGGCGATCCGCCGACCCGCCGCCCGGTCCGCGAACTCGGCAACGGACCGACCGACCTGGCGCTCCTCGCGAGCGCCCTGGAGCGGGCCGCGCGCTCGGTCAACGCCGAACGGCTGCCGCCGTTGCCGCCCGTCCCGACGTGA